Genomic segment of Candidatus Zixiibacteriota bacterium:
TTGTAATTGTATTAGTTCCGCTTTGGTCGGGATTTTTGTTCGGGGCATACCGAATCGAATCCTTTTCTCAGCATGTCATATATCATTCCCAGATCGAATGATACCACCCTGGTTTTGCTTATCACCGGCATGAAGCTGGTGTCTTCGTTCCAGCGGGGAACTATATGCATATGAATATGCCCGGGCACCCCGGCCCCCGAGCCACGCCCCAGGTTCATTCCTAAATTAAACGACTGCGGATTGAGTGTGAGACGGAGCACCCGCGTCGTCAATTTGACCAGTTCCAAAAATTCCGTCGATTCCTCCGCCGTCATGCTTTCCAGCGATTTGATATGCCGCTTGGGGACGACCATAACATGACCGGAGTTGTACGGGAACTTATTCATTATGACAAATATTCTCTTGCCGCGATAGACAATCAAATCCCGGCTGTCCTGCCGGCGACGAATGCGGTTGCAGAAGATGCAACCTTTTTCTTTCTTGCCAAGAATATATTCCGACCGCCAGGGAGCCCAGATGAATTTTTCCTCCA
This window contains:
- a CDS encoding HIT domain-containing protein, which encodes MEEKFIWAPWRSEYILGKKEKGCIFCNRIRRRQDSRDLIVYRGKRIFVIMNKFPYNSGHVMVVPKRHIKSLESMTAEESTEFLELVKLTTRVLRLTLNPQSFNLGMNLGRGSGAGVPGHIHMHIVPRWNEDTSFMPVISKTRVVSFDLGMIYDMLRKGFDSVCPEQKSRPKRN